The following proteins come from a genomic window of Chionomys nivalis chromosome 9, mChiNiv1.1, whole genome shotgun sequence:
- the LOC130881550 gene encoding olfactory receptor 4F3/4F16/4F29-like has protein sequence MEGVNQSVVSEFVFLGLTNSWRIQLLLFVFSSMFYVASMTGNSLIVFAVASDPHLHSPMYFLLANLSFIDLGVSSVTSPKMIYDLFRKHKVISFRGCVTQIFFIHVIGGVEMVLLIAMAFDRYVAICKPLHYLTIMSPRMCILFLVAAWVVGLIHSLIQLAFVVDLPFCGPNVLDSFYCDLPRFIKLACTDTHKLEFMVTANSGFISVGSFIILIISYIVIIITVQKHSSSGSSKALSTLSAHISVVVLFFGPLIFFYTWPSPSTHLDKFLMIFDAVVTPFLNPVIYTLRNQEMKVSMKRVCRQLVSYRKTS, from the coding sequence ATGGAAGGAGTGAATCAGTCCGTGGTGTCAGAGTTTGTGTTCCTGGGACTCACCAACTCCTGGAGAATTCAACTATTGCTCTTTGTATTCTCCTCCATGTTTTATGTAGCAAGCATGACAGGAAACTCTCTCATCGTGTTTGCTGTGGCATCTGACCCTCACTTACACTCTCCCATGTACTTTCTGTTGGCTAACCTCTCCTTCATCGACTTGGGTGTTTCTTCTGTTACTTCTCCCAAGATGATTTATGACTTATTCAGAAAACACAAAGTCATCTCCTTCAGAGGTTGTGTCACTCAAATCTTCTTCATTCATGTCATTGGTGGTGTGGAGATGGTGCTGCTCATAGCCATGGCTTTCGACAGATATGTGGCCATATGTAAGCCTCTCCATTACTTGACCATTATGAGCCCGAGGATGTGCATCTTGTTTTTAGTGGCTGCCTGGGTGGTTGGCCTTATTCACTCACTGATTCAACTGGCTTTTGTAGTAGACTTACCTTTCTGTGGACCTAATGTGTTGGACAGCTTCTACTGTGACCTTCCTCGATTTATCAAACTTGCCTGCACAGACACCCATAAATTAGAATTCATGGTCACAGCCAACAGTGGATTCATCTCTGTGGGCTCCTTCATCATACTGATCATTTCCTATATTGTCATCATAATCACTGTACAAAAACACTCATCAAGTGGTTCCTCTAAGGCTCTGTCCACACTCTCAGCTCATATCTCTGTGGTGGTCTTATTCTTTGGTCCATTGATATTCTTCTATACCTGGCCTTCTCCTTCAACACACCTGGACAAATTTCTAATGATTTTTGATGCAGTAGTTACTCCTTTTCTGAATCCTGTGATATACACACTCAGAAATCAAGAAATGAAGGTATCAATGAAGAGAGTATGCAGACAGTTAGTTAGTTATAGGAAAACTTCTTAA